The following coding sequences lie in one Halorussus rarus genomic window:
- a CDS encoding ethylbenzene dehydrogenase-related protein translates to MEDELAATARRLLLAGALVLAATFVPMYASGAPAGQIPVMAASQDQVRSLMTPTAPAWNDASTATVTLSSAPSQVPNANQTSVERANVEAAHTRERLFVRVSWADATKDGNVTPSQYDAPRIGSYGDAVAVQFPANVSQQPGIAMGSPQSMVNVWWWNGAMGRQELLAAGPGTTTPFNRTAIATNASYRDGRWYVVFSRNLTAEQQNRASIGLEQDVPVSFAVWNGSNTERAGRKAVSEWQTLPFGPGPQGPPYQTVLWAIAGLAIAVVVGVTAVAVTRGGS, encoded by the coding sequence ATGGAGGATGAGCTCGCGGCGACGGCACGGCGGCTCTTGCTCGCCGGCGCGCTGGTGCTCGCGGCGACGTTCGTCCCGATGTACGCCTCGGGCGCTCCGGCCGGCCAGATCCCGGTGATGGCCGCGTCCCAGGATCAGGTGCGCTCGCTGATGACGCCGACCGCACCGGCGTGGAACGACGCCTCGACCGCCACCGTCACGCTGTCGAGCGCCCCGAGCCAGGTGCCGAACGCCAACCAGACCTCCGTCGAGCGGGCGAACGTCGAGGCCGCCCACACTCGGGAGCGGCTGTTCGTCCGGGTGTCGTGGGCCGACGCGACCAAGGACGGCAACGTGACGCCGTCCCAGTACGATGCGCCGCGAATCGGCTCGTACGGCGACGCCGTCGCGGTCCAGTTCCCGGCCAACGTCAGCCAGCAGCCCGGCATCGCGATGGGCAGCCCCCAGTCGATGGTGAACGTCTGGTGGTGGAACGGCGCGATGGGTCGCCAGGAGCTGCTGGCCGCCGGCCCGGGGACGACCACGCCGTTCAACCGGACGGCCATCGCGACCAACGCGTCGTACCGCGACGGCCGGTGGTACGTGGTGTTCTCGCGCAACCTCACCGCCGAGCAGCAGAACCGGGCGTCCATCGGGCTGGAGCAGGACGTCCCCGTGTCGTTCGCGGTCTGGAACGGATCGAACACCGAGCGCGCCGGTCGGAAGGCGGTCAGCGAGTGGCAGACACTTCCGTTCGGTCCGGGGCCGCAAGGGCCGCCGTACCAGACCGTGCTGTGGGCGATCGCGGGGCTGGCCATCGCGGTCGTGGTCGGCGTCACCGCGGTCGCGGTCACGAGGGGTGGTTCCTGA
- a CDS encoding 4Fe-4S dicluster domain-containing protein gives MSSQNQRDRQEQTTTRQGQGQQIDVAEGIDHQVAMVMDLNKCVGCQTCTIACKKLWTDSGGREYMYWNNVETQPGQGYPRGWEDDGGGYASAEQANEDAHGEYQEGDGTIPSQEDYGRAWNFNHTEVMYDGSDAPLQPEGEEPEWGPNWDEDQGAGEYPNSYYFYLPRICNHCTHPSCAEACPRKAIYKREEDGIVLVDQERCRGYRYCVEGCPYNKVYYNVMRKRSEKCIFCYPRIEGEGAETEGNFNLNDGDAVPPACATECPPQLRLVGYLDDEQGPIHKLVNEYEVALRLHPDYHTQPNVYYIPPFAPPQHDAETGESIDAERIPRPLLEELFGEQVHEALDTIERHRDRVSRGGDSELMDLLTTNNPAQQYRLEVFE, from the coding sequence ATGAGCTCCCAGAACCAGCGAGACCGGCAAGAGCAGACCACGACACGGCAGGGGCAGGGCCAGCAGATCGACGTCGCGGAGGGCATCGACCACCAGGTCGCGATGGTGATGGACCTCAACAAGTGCGTGGGCTGCCAGACCTGCACCATCGCCTGCAAGAAGCTCTGGACCGACTCGGGCGGCCGCGAGTACATGTACTGGAACAACGTCGAGACCCAGCCCGGCCAGGGCTACCCGCGGGGCTGGGAGGACGACGGCGGGGGCTACGCGTCGGCCGAGCAGGCGAACGAAGACGCCCACGGCGAGTACCAGGAGGGCGACGGCACAATACCCTCGCAGGAGGACTACGGCCGGGCCTGGAATTTCAACCACACCGAGGTCATGTACGACGGCAGCGACGCGCCCCTCCAGCCGGAGGGCGAGGAGCCCGAGTGGGGGCCCAACTGGGACGAGGACCAGGGGGCGGGCGAGTACCCCAACTCCTACTACTTCTATCTCCCGCGCATCTGCAACCACTGCACCCATCCCTCGTGCGCCGAGGCGTGTCCGCGAAAGGCCATCTACAAGCGCGAAGAGGACGGCATCGTGCTGGTCGACCAGGAGCGGTGCCGTGGCTACCGCTACTGCGTCGAGGGGTGTCCGTACAACAAGGTCTACTACAACGTGATGCGCAAGCGGTCGGAGAAGTGCATCTTCTGCTACCCCCGCATCGAGGGCGAGGGCGCCGAGACCGAGGGCAACTTCAACCTCAACGACGGCGACGCGGTGCCGCCGGCCTGCGCGACCGAGTGTCCGCCCCAGCTCCGGCTGGTCGGCTACCTCGACGACGAGCAGGGGCCCATCCACAAGCTCGTCAACGAGTACGAGGTCGCGCTCCGGCTCCACCCCGACTACCACACCCAGCCCAACGTCTACTACATCCCGCCGTTCGCCCCGCCCCAGCACGACGCCGAGACCGGCGAGAGCATCGACGCCGAGCGCATCCCGCGGCCGCTGCTCGAGGAGCTGTTCGGCGAGCAGGTCCACGAGGCGCTCGACACCATCGAGCGCCACCGCGACCGGGTGAGCCGGGGCGGCGACAGCGAGCTGATGGACCTGCTCACGACCAACAACCCGGCTCAGCAGTACCGGCTGGAGGTGTTCGAATGA
- a CDS encoding nitrate reductase subunit alpha has protein sequence MSDNQSNADAESAGESSGDVGRRGFLKGLGLSTALGLSGTSIADSLTQMTGIEQVDGSDYIGDYPYRDWEDFYREKWDWDSVARSTHGVNCTGSCSWNVYVKNGQVWREEQAADYPAINDELPSSNPRGCQKGACYTDYVNAEQRIKYPLRRVGQRGEGKWKRISWDEALTEIAEKVVKEVQQGNYDAISGFTPIPAMSPVSFASGSRFVNLIGGVSHSFYDWYSDLPPGEPITWGTQTDNAESADWYNSDYIIAWGSNVNVTRIPDAKFFLEAAYNGTKRVGIFTDYSQTAIHCDEWLSPQAGTDAALALGMARTIVDENLYDEAHVKEQSDMPLLVREDDGKFLRVADVRGLSTNGEAGKVFVMVDQQGNLRAAPGSLGNREGKHDPDSSIALNFDPQLNVDRSIPLQGGGSVQVRTVWSHVTDELSNYGPQRVNELTGVGRDTHRQIAREFANAERGKIIHGKGVNDWYHNDLGNRAIQLLVTLTGHIGRQGTGFDHYVGQEKIWTYKGWQQLSFPTGNVRAVPTTLWTYYHGDLLGNIEPETRRRIQESIDRGWMPVYPKEREDGSRPDPSVFFCWRGNYFNQSKGGIAIENVLWPKLDLIVDINFRMDSTALYSDIVLPAASHYEKHDLNMTDMHSYVHPFTPAIEPLGQSKTDWEIFRLLAEKVQEIARRRNLDPVQDRQFDRQIDLTTVHDDYVRNWLDDEPNALAEDKAAAEFILEHSEESNPEGGDNRITFDDTVEQPRRFEASGDHWTSPLEEGEPYTPWKRYVQQKNPWPTFTGRQQYYIDHDWFLDLGEQVPTYKDPEVLQAEQEYPLRYNTPHGRWSIHSTWRDNKHMLRLQRGEPIVYMHPDDAEERGIEDGDTVRVYNDLDEIEVGVKIYPSAQPGVAKLYFAWERFQFPSRSNFNTLVGMYMKPTQLVQYPEDTGEHLEFIPNYWGPTGVNSDVRVDVELVEDESADQETGTVTPADEAQNVVPETPAQDQTGPAADQTTTADADQATTENTETTTRRTGTTDDTPSGNATDLDAADDASRGDTE, from the coding sequence ATGAGCGACAACCAATCGAACGCGGACGCTGAGAGCGCAGGCGAATCGAGCGGCGACGTCGGTCGCCGCGGCTTCCTCAAGGGGCTGGGGCTGTCGACCGCGCTCGGCCTGTCGGGGACGTCCATCGCGGACAGCCTGACCCAGATGACCGGCATCGAACAGGTCGACGGTAGCGACTACATCGGCGACTACCCCTACCGGGACTGGGAGGACTTCTACCGGGAGAAGTGGGACTGGGACTCGGTCGCGCGGTCGACCCACGGCGTCAACTGCACGGGTAGCTGCTCGTGGAACGTCTACGTCAAGAACGGCCAGGTCTGGCGCGAGGAGCAAGCCGCCGACTACCCGGCTATCAACGACGAGCTCCCGTCGTCGAACCCCCGGGGCTGCCAGAAGGGAGCGTGTTACACCGACTACGTCAACGCCGAGCAGCGCATCAAGTACCCGCTCAGGCGCGTCGGCCAGCGCGGCGAGGGCAAGTGGAAGCGCATCTCGTGGGACGAGGCGCTGACGGAGATCGCCGAGAAGGTCGTCAAGGAGGTCCAGCAGGGCAATTACGACGCCATCTCGGGGTTCACGCCCATCCCGGCGATGAGCCCGGTGTCGTTCGCCTCCGGGTCGCGGTTCGTCAACCTCATCGGCGGGGTCAGCCACAGCTTCTACGACTGGTACTCGGACCTCCCGCCGGGCGAGCCGATCACGTGGGGCACCCAGACCGACAACGCCGAGAGCGCCGACTGGTACAACTCCGACTACATCATCGCGTGGGGGTCGAACGTCAACGTCACCCGGATTCCGGACGCGAAGTTCTTCCTGGAGGCCGCGTACAACGGGACCAAGCGGGTCGGTATCTTCACCGACTACTCCCAGACCGCCATCCACTGCGACGAGTGGCTCTCGCCGCAGGCCGGCACCGACGCGGCGCTGGCGCTCGGGATGGCCCGGACCATCGTCGACGAGAACCTCTACGACGAGGCCCACGTCAAGGAGCAGTCGGACATGCCGCTGCTCGTCCGCGAGGACGACGGGAAGTTCCTGCGCGTGGCCGACGTCCGGGGGCTCTCGACGAACGGCGAGGCCGGCAAGGTGTTCGTGATGGTCGACCAGCAGGGCAACCTCCGGGCGGCGCCGGGGTCGCTGGGCAACCGTGAGGGCAAGCACGACCCGGATTCGAGCATCGCGCTGAACTTCGATCCGCAACTGAACGTCGATCGGTCGATCCCGCTGCAGGGCGGCGGCAGCGTGCAGGTCCGGACGGTCTGGTCGCACGTCACCGACGAGCTCTCGAACTACGGCCCCCAGCGGGTCAACGAGCTCACCGGCGTCGGCCGCGACACCCACCGCCAGATCGCCCGGGAGTTCGCCAACGCCGAGCGGGGCAAGATAATCCACGGGAAGGGCGTCAACGACTGGTACCACAACGACCTGGGCAACCGGGCCATCCAGCTCCTCGTGACCCTCACCGGCCACATCGGTCGACAGGGGACCGGCTTCGACCACTACGTCGGCCAGGAGAAGATCTGGACCTACAAGGGCTGGCAGCAGCTCTCGTTCCCGACCGGCAACGTCCGGGCCGTGCCGACGACGCTGTGGACCTACTACCACGGCGACCTCCTCGGCAACATCGAACCCGAGACCCGCCGGCGCATCCAGGAGTCCATCGACCGCGGGTGGATGCCGGTCTACCCGAAGGAGCGCGAGGACGGCTCTCGCCCGGACCCGAGCGTCTTCTTCTGCTGGCGGGGCAACTACTTCAACCAGTCGAAGGGCGGCATCGCCATCGAGAACGTCCTCTGGCCCAAGCTCGACCTCATCGTCGACATCAACTTCCGGATGGACTCGACCGCGCTGTACAGCGATATCGTGCTCCCCGCAGCCAGCCACTACGAGAAGCACGACCTGAACATGACCGACATGCACAGCTACGTCCACCCGTTCACGCCGGCCATCGAGCCGCTGGGCCAGTCGAAGACCGACTGGGAGATATTCCGGCTGCTGGCGGAGAAGGTCCAGGAGATCGCGAGACGGCGGAACCTGGACCCGGTCCAGGACCGCCAGTTCGACCGCCAGATCGACCTCACGACGGTCCACGACGATTACGTCCGGAACTGGCTGGACGACGAACCGAACGCGCTAGCGGAAGACAAGGCCGCCGCCGAGTTCATTCTCGAGCACTCAGAGGAGAGCAACCCGGAGGGAGGCGATAACCGCATCACGTTCGACGACACGGTCGAACAGCCCCGGCGGTTCGAGGCGTCGGGCGACCACTGGACCTCGCCGCTGGAGGAGGGCGAGCCGTACACCCCGTGGAAGCGCTACGTCCAGCAGAAGAACCCGTGGCCGACGTTCACCGGCCGCCAGCAGTACTACATCGACCACGACTGGTTCCTCGACCTCGGCGAGCAGGTGCCGACGTACAAGGACCCGGAGGTGCTCCAGGCCGAGCAGGAGTACCCGCTGCGGTACAACACGCCCCACGGCCGGTGGTCCATCCACTCGACGTGGCGGGACAACAAGCACATGCTCCGGCTCCAGCGGGGCGAGCCCATCGTCTACATGCACCCCGACGACGCCGAGGAACGCGGCATCGAGGACGGCGACACGGTCCGGGTGTACAACGATCTCGACGAGATCGAGGTCGGCGTCAAGATCTATCCGAGCGCCCAGCCCGGCGTGGCGAAGCTCTACTTCGCGTGGGAGCGCTTCCAGTTCCCGAGCCGGAGCAACTTCAACACGCTCGTCGGGATGTACATGAAGCCGACCCAGCTGGTGCAGTACCCCGAGGACACCGGCGAGCACCTGGAGTTCATTCCCAACTACTGGGGGCCGACCGGGGTGAACAGCGACGTCCGCGTCGACGTCGAACTGGTGGAGGACGAGTCGGCCGACCAGGAGACCGGGACCGTCACACCGGCCGACGAGGCGCAGAATGTCGTCCCGGAGACGCCCGCCCAGGACCAGACCGGACCGGCCGCGGACCAGACGACGACCGCCGATGCGGACCAAGCAACGACGGAGAACACCGAGACGACGACGCGGAGGACCGGGACGACGGACGACACGCCGAGCGGAAACGCGACCGACCTCGACGCAGCCGACGACGCTTCCCGAGGTGACACCGAATGA